Proteins encoded in a region of the Pieris napi chromosome 5, ilPieNapi1.2, whole genome shotgun sequence genome:
- the LOC125049647 gene encoding pancreatic triacylglycerol lipase-like: MEIFIYFICTCIVSSYANWQSEYGPFKNLLYSHWIHCNHSKTANLDVSETEVYFYDFANKFNISYEINNAAGAITNSYNLDTTREIKVFVPGYKSHISKNAPELIRQVFKDIPNIYLIIIDHSFYTSSRGGNRKSYERSVNYSYYLGKEIGILLSELRKLGFPSQNIHCIGHSLGSHILGYAGATYFERTSERVRRITGIDPAGPCFSNSLIEEQLHSGAADYVEVFHCNAGGLGTTSVLADVDFFLNDGRVQPHCTVGLIPGYGESDAARCSHKACVRYWTYTVSHPGSFLSWACNSYKDFKNGKCSGNEVAIAGYSNPGNTSGVFYASTESYGVV; this comes from the exons atggaaatatttatatattttatttgcacgTGCATAGTTAGTAGTTACGCAAACTGGCAGTCAGAATATGGACCATTCAAGAATTTATTGTACTCACATTGGATTCATT GTAACCACAGTAAAACAGCAAATTTAGATGTAAGCGAAACAGAAGTATACTTCTACGACTTCGCAAACAAATTCAATATTAgctatgaaattaataatgcTGCCGGCGCAATCACTAACTCCTATAACTTAGACACAACACGAGAAATTAAAGTTTTCGTGCCCGGATATAAATCTCACATCAGCAAGAACGCTCCAGAATTAATTAGACAGGTTTTCAAGGACATCCCAAACATTtaccttattattattgaccACTCCTTTTACACCTCATCGAGAGGAGGCAACAGAAAAAGCTACGAACGTTCTGTGAACTACTCGTACTATCTTGGCAAAGAGATTGGAATACTCCTTTCAGAACTTCGTAAATTAGGTTTTCCCTCTCAAAATATTCACTGTATTGGACACAGTCTAGGCAGTCACATCTTAGGATACGCAGGAGCGACTTACTTTGAAAGGACTTCAGAAAGAGTTCGAAGAATAACAGGAATCGATCCAGCTGGCCCTTGCTTCTCAAATAGCTTGATAGAGGAGCAGCTTCATTCAGGTGCGGCCGATTACGTCGAAGTATTTCATTGTAATGCAGGGGGTTTAGGGACAACGAGTGTTCTAGCTGATGTAGACTTCTTTTTGAATGATGGGAGAGTACAACCACATTGTACTGTCGGTCTAATACCTGGTTACGGTGAGTCTGACGCAGCAAGATGTAGCCATAAAGCATGTGTCAGGTATTGGACGTATACGGTGAGCCATCCCGGTTCATTTTTGTCTTGGGCCTGTAATTCCTATAAGGATTTTAAGAATGGTAAATGTTCGGGAAACGAGGTGGCGATTGCTGGGTATTCGAATCCGGGAAACACGTCTGGCGTTTTTTATGCTTCGACGGAGAGTTATGGTGTAGTGTAA